In Acipenser ruthenus chromosome 58, fAciRut3.2 maternal haplotype, whole genome shotgun sequence, a genomic segment contains:
- the LOC117971127 gene encoding piggyBac transposable element-derived protein 4-like: protein MEAAHISPELPIRWVVSADRTVEIKEEVTELGCDQANEQSLQEETPPSSITERGTLTETRLKLKMAQRRRMTTQERIDMLTALSENDSDAGNVSDYDSDESWICDTVSSTSESEESATEVPRSHRGLPRGRRGRGRSSSLGESSAVPAALPVSYPAAAAGVPALPTASPAAVPRTATPAASPARTGIQETGKDGTVWEIISPGVDAVGRRAAQNVLTETSGPTPYAKRNINSILSAFHLLIDMRMLHHIQRCTVAEAHRIQNDDSWAMSLEELEAFIAILYVRGAYGGKSLYLESLWSTQWGIAFFIETMSRNRFREILRFLSFDFRGTRRARLQTDKFALASEIWNGFIENSIACYKPGENLTVDEQLFSTKARCRWTQYMPNKPDKFGIKFWLAVDVDSKYVVNGYPYLGKDDTCPAGQRLGDNVVLRLMEPYLGKGRNVTTNNFFTSLQLAKKLKKKKTSLVGTVNKAGRSLPPSAQNLQPQLYSSTILKHNDCATLTVYKCKPRKNVIILSSRHTSVAIGTVDKKKPETVDFYNDTKHGVDVIDQMVRQYSVKAGSRRWPVAVFYNVLDLAAINSFVLYKECTGENISRRDFILKLATELRQKHFDQKTAKQPGNAAQSGFSAAPSDTRKRKQCKVAKCNKNKTSDICAQCERAVCGKCTGKVEKRYICVDCAT, encoded by the exons atggaagcagctcacatcagcccagagcttcctattcgatgggttgtttctgccgacaggactgttgagatcaaggaggaagtgactgagctggggtgtgaccAGGCCAATGAGCAGAGCCTGCAGGAGGAAACGCCACCTTCTAgcatcactgagagag GTACGCTGACAGAGACCAGGCTGAAACTCAAAATGGCTCAAAGAAGACGGATGACCACTCAAGAAAGGATCGATATGCTTACCGCTTTGTCCGAAAATGATTCTGATGCAGGGAATGTGAGTGATTACGACAGCGATGAATCCTGGATTTGTGATACAGTCAGTTCCACCAGTGAAAGCGAGGAAAGTGCCACTGAAGTGCCACGATCACACAGAGGGCTCCCCAGGGGCAGAAGAGGTCGTGGCAGAAGCAGCAGTCTTGGGGAATCCTCTGCAGTGCCAGCCGCTTTGCCTGTATCGTatcctgcagcagctgcaggcgtGCCAGCCCTGCCAACCGCTTCACCTGCAGCAGTACCAAGGACAGCGACTCCAGCTGCATCGCCAGCACGAACGGGCATTCAGGAGACTGGGAAAGATGGCACTGTTTGGGAAATTATAAGTCCCGGTGTTGACGCTGTGGGAAGACgggctgcacaaaatgttttgactgaaacGTCAGGTCCCACGCCGTACGCAAAACGCAACATCAATAGCATTCTCAGTGCTTTTCATTTATTGATTGATATGCGaatgctacaccacattcaacgctGTACTGTAGCAGAGGCACATAGGATACAAAATGATGATTCCTGGGCAATGTcgttggaggaattagaagcatTTATTGCAATCCTGTATGTTCGAGGAGCGTATGGTGGTAAAAGCCTTTACCTGGAGAGCCTTTGGTCTACACAATGGGGAATTGCTTTTTTTATAGAGACGATGTCACGGAATCGTTTTCGTGAAATCTTGAGGTTTTTGAGTTTTGATTTTAGAGGAACGAGAAGGGCCCGCCTTCAGACAGATAAATTTGCcctggcatcagaaatttggaacggcttcattgaaaacagcattgcctgttaCAAGCCCGGAGAGAACCTTACAGTGGATGAGCAGCTGTTTTCcacaaaagcacggtgtcgctggacacaATACATGCCAAACAAACCTGAtaaatttgggatcaagttttggctggcagtgGACGTGGATTCCAAATATGTGGTGAATGGTTACCCCTACCTGGGCAAAGATGACACTtgcccagctggtcagagactgggtgacaatgtggtaCTCAGGCTGATGGAACCATACTTAGGAAAAGGGAGGAATGTTACCACTAACAATTTTTTTACTTCACTGCAATTGGCAAAAAagttgaagaaaaagaaaaccagcctggttggaacagtgaACAAAGCAGGAAGATCgcttccaccatctgcgcaaaacttgcaaccacagctgtactccagtacaattttgaaacacaatgactgtgctacgctaactgtttacaagtgcaagccGAGAAAGAATGTCATTATTCTCAGCTCCCGTCATACTTCCGTTGCCATCGGGACTGTTGACAAGAAAAAACCAGAGACCGTGGATTTCTACAATGACACAAAGCACGGGGTGGACGTTATAGACCAGATGGTCCGTCAGTACTCTGTGAAAGCTGGTTCTCGACGCTGGCCAGttgctgtgttttacaatgtgctggacctggcagccatcaattcatttgttttgtacaaggaatgcaccggagaaaatatcagtaggagagatttcatcttgaagctagccacagagcttcggcagaaacatttcgatcagaaaactgcaaagcagccgggaaacgcagctcaatctggattcagtgctgcacccagcgacacacgcaagagaaagcAATGCAAggtagctaaatgcaataaaaataaaacttctgatatctgtgcccaatgtgaacgagcagtatgtggtaaatgcacaggaaaagttgagaagcgttacatctgtgtggattgtgctacttag
- the LOC131724961 gene encoding uncharacterized protein LOC131724961 isoform X2 — MDVSVSVSFFQDELASTIEHAVKAAVDTVLCQITKVVGGKFTEFRMEMAGKEKENESLKLRLEISESELKAVRECMNAADADIKQPLRNMNPDCNEQDFQRNENQGLFQAASSGYYIRCLPP; from the exons atggacgtcagcgtctccgtgtcgttctttcaagacgagctcgcctctaccatcgagcacgcagtgaaagcggctgtagacaccgtcttgtgccaaatcacaaaagttgtcggcggcaaattcactgaattccgaatggaaatggctggaaaggagaaagagaatgaaagtctgaagctgagattggaaatatcagagagcgagttgaaagcagtgcgggaatgcatgaacgctgcagatgcagacattaaacaacctctcagaaacatgaaccccgactgcaatgaacaagactttcagaggaacgagaaccagggattatttcaag CGGCCTCTAGTGGATACTACATCCGATGCTTACCGCCCTGA
- the LOC131724961 gene encoding zinc finger protein 239-like isoform X1, with translation MNKTFRGTRTRDYFKRPLVDTTSDAYRPELKDPIESHAVPKSEAQEGPMIDAAYTQEESFDQEWCASLKQVTELTCVKDEEVPRLECVPIKEEFIEQECVPIAEEVPTENNVYTLEENNKLGSSLCDDCPPECELGFGAAKENHTGGTQFPCADCGKSFSCLSKLTIHQRIHTGEKPHHCPECGKRFTQLQNLKIHQRVHTGEKPHQCIECGKSFTRFENLQSHQRIHTGEKPYHCTDCGKRFTYLSSFKIHQRTHKNKSYQCSECLKSFSHLSNLKRHHKIHTRVQPVSDC, from the exons atgaacaagactttcagaggaacgagaaccagggattatttcaag CGGCCTCTAGTGGATACTACATCCGATGCTTACCGCCCTGAACTGAAAG ATCCCATAGAGAGCCATGCTGTAcctaaatctgaagcacaggaggggccaatGATAGACGCAgcttacacacaagaggagtcctttgaccaggagtggtgtgcaagtctaaagcaggttacagagctgacatgtgttaaagatgaagaggtccctcgactagaatgtgttcctattaaagaggaattcatagaacaggaatgtgtccccatcgcagaggaagttcctactgaaaataatgtctatacacttgaggagaacaacaagctgggatccagcctgtgtgatgattgtccacctgaatgtgaactgggatttggag ctGCTAAAGAGAATCACACAGGAGGGACTCAATttccctgtgctgattgtgggaagagtttcagttgttTATCAAAACTTACaatccaccagcgcattcacacaggagagaaacctcatcactgccctgagtgtgggaagagattcacacagttacaaaatcttaaaatccaccagcgtgttcacacaggagagaaacctcatcagtGCATTGAGTGTGGGAAAAGTTTCACACGATTTGAAaatcttcaatcacaccagcgtattcacacaggagagaaaccttatcactgcactgactGCGGGAAGAGATTCACATATTTAAGTTCCTTCAAAATCCACCAGAGGactcacaaaaacaaatcttatCAATGTAGTGAATGTTTGAAGAGCTTCAGTCACTTGTcaaaccttaaaagacaccataaaattcacacaaGAGTTCAGCCGGTTTCTGACTGTTGA
- the LOC117971126 gene encoding zinc finger protein 300-like isoform X3, with protein sequence MDVSVSVSFFQDELASTIEHAVKAAVDTVLCQITKVVGGKFTEFRMEMAGKEKENESLKLRLEISESELKAVRECMNAADADIKQPLRNMNPDCNEQDFQRNENQGLFQDTKESYAMPKSEAQEGARIEAVYKLEESFDQEWCASLKQGTELTCVKDEEVPRLECVPIKEEFIEQECVPIAVEVPAENNVYTLEENNKLGSSLCDDCPPECELGFRAPEGNDTGGTPFPCADCGKNFSRLLQLKIHQRIHTGEKRYHCNECEKRFSRLEHLKNHHRIHTGEKPHHCNDCGKSFTELGSLKKHQRIHTGEKPYQCNECGRSFTRTWSLKTHQRIHRAVKP encoded by the exons atggacgtcagcgtctccgtgtcgttctttcaagacgagctcgcctctaccatcgagcacgcagtgaaagcggctgtagacaccgtcttgtgccaaatcacaaaagttgtcggcggcaaattcactgaattccgaatggaaatggctggaaaggagaaagagaatgaaagtctgaagctgagattggaaatatcagagagcgagttgaaagcagtgcgggaatgcatgaacgctgcagatgcagacattaaacaacctctcagaaacatgaaccccgactgcaatgaacaagactttcagaggaacgagaaccagggattatttcaag ataCCAAAGAGAGCTATGCTATGCCTAAATCTGAAGCACAAGAGGGGGcaaggatagaagcagtttacaaactagaggagtcctttgaccaggagtggtgtgcaagtctaaagcagggtacagagctgacatgtgttaaagatgaagaggtccctcgactggaatgtgttcctattaaagaggaattcatagaacaggaatgtgttcccATCGCAGTGGAAGTTCCTGCTGAAAATAATGTCTATACACTTGAGGAGAATaacaagctgggatccagcctgtgtgatgattgtccacctgaatgtgaactgggatttagag CTCCTGAAGGGAATGACACAGGAGGGACTccatttccctgtgctgattgtggaAAGAATTTCAGTCGTTTATTAcagcttaaaatccaccagcgtattcacacaggagagaaacgctaccactgtaatgaatgtgagaAGAGGTTCTCTCGATTGGAACATCTTAAAAATCACCaccgaattcacacaggagagaaaccacaccactgtaatgaTTGTGGGAAGAGCTTTACTGAATTAGGAAGTCTTaaaaaacaccaacgaattcacacaggagagaaaccttaccaatgtaatgaatgtgggaggagtttcactcGAACATGGAgccttaaaacacaccaacgaattcacagaGCAGTGAAACCCTGA